The Lutra lutra chromosome 15, mLutLut1.2, whole genome shotgun sequence genome includes a region encoding these proteins:
- the ABL2 gene encoding tyrosine-protein kinase ABL2 isoform X3, giving the protein MGQQVGRVGEAPGLQQPQPRGIRVSSTARPSGRRRDLAGRTTEAGFNIFTQHEALHRPYGCDVEPQALNEAIRWSSKENLLGATESDPNLFVALYDFVASGDNTLSITKGEKLRVLGYNQNGEWSEVRSKNGQGWVPSNYITPVNSLEKHSWYHGPVSRSAAEYLLSSLINGSFLVRESESSPGQLSISLRYEGRVYHYRINTTTDGKVYVTAESRFSTLAELVHHHSTVADGLVTTLHYPAPKCNKPTVYGVSPIHDKWEMERTDITMKHKLGGGQYGEVYVGVWKKYSLTVAVKTLKEDTMEVEEFLKEAAVMKEIKHPNLVQLLGVCTLEPPFYIVTEYMPYGNLLDYLRECSREEVTAVVLLYMATQISSAMEYLEKKNFIHRDLAARNCLVGENHVVKVADFGLSRLMTGDTYTAHAGAKFPIKWTAPESLAYNTFSIKSDVWAFGVLLWEIATYGMSPYPGIDLSQVYDLLEKGYRMEQPEGCPPKVYELMRACWKWSPADRPSFAETHQAFETMFHDSSISEEVAEELGRAASSSSVVPYLPRLPILPSKMRTLKKQVENKENIEGVQDATENSASSSAPGFLRGAQAPTGSPALPRKQRDKSPSSLLEDAKETCFTRDRKGGFFSSFMKKRNAPTPPKRSSSFREMENQPHKKYELTGLPEQDRMAMTLPRNCQRSKLQLERTVSTSSQPEENVDRANDMLPKKSEEGAAPSRERPKAKLLPRGAAALPLRTPSGDPAITEKDSPGAGVAGVAAAPKSKERNGGARLGMAGVPEDGDQTGWSSPAKAAAALPTTHNHKVPVLISPTLKHTPADVQLIGTDSQGNKFKLLSEHQVTSSGDKDRPRRVKPKCAPPPPPVMRLLQHPSLCSDPAEEPTAPTAGQPAPETQEGGKKAAPGAVPGGGKAGRPVMPPPQVPLPTSSISPARMANGTAGTKVALRKAKQAAEKISADKISKEALLECADLLSSAITEPVPNSQLVDTGHQLLDYCSGYVDCIPQTRNKFAFREAVSKLELSLQELQVSSAAAGLPGANPVLNNLLSCVQEISDVVQR; this is encoded by the exons AAGCCTTGCACCGCCCCTATGGTTGTGATGTTGAACCCCAGGCACTGAATGAAGCCATCCGGTGGAGCTCCAAGGAGAACTTACTTGGAGCCACTGAAAGTGACCCTAATCTCTTTGTTGCACTTTACGATTTCGTAGCCAGTGGTGATAACACACTCAGCATCACTAAAG GTGAAAAGCTTCGAGTCCTTGGTTATAACCAGAATGGTGAGTGGAGTGAAGTTCGCTCCAAGAATGGACAAGGTTGGGTGCCAAGCAACTACATCACCCCAGTGAACAGCTTGGAAAAACATTCCTGGTACCATGGACCCGTGTCACGCAGTGCAGCGGAGTATCTACTCAGCAGTCTAATCAATGGCAGTTTCCTGGTGCGAGAAAGTGAGAGCAGCCCCGGGCAGCTGTCGATCTCGCTCAGGTACGAGGGGCGTGTATATCACTACAGGATCAATACGACCACAGATGGCAAG GTGTACGTCACTGCGGAGAGCCGCTTTAGCACCCTGGCAGAGCTCGTGCACCATCACTCCACGGTGGCTGATGGGCTGGTGACAACGTTACATTACCCGGCGCCCAAGTGTAATAAGCCCACAGTCTATGGTGTGTCCCCCATCCATGACAAATGGGAAATGGAACGAACGGATATTACCATGAAGCACAAGCTTGGGGGTGGTCAGTACGGAGAAGTTTATGTTGGAGTCTGGAAGAAATACAGCCTTACGGTTGCTGTGAAGACGTTGAAG gAAGATACCATGGAGGTGGAAGAGTTCCTGAAGGAAGCTGCAGTGATGAAGGAAATCAAGCATCCTAATCTGGTCCAACTATTAG GTGTGTGTACTTTGGAGCCACCATTTTACATCGTGACTGAGTACATGCCGTATGGCAACTTGCTCGATTATCTCCGAGAATGCAGCCGAGAAGAGGTGACTGCGGTGGTCCTGCTGTACATGGCCACTCAGATCTCCTCTGCAATGGAGTATCTAGAGAAGAAGAATTTCATCCATAG AGATCTCGCAGCCCGTAACTGCCTCGTAGGAGAAAACCATGTGGTGAAAGTGGCCGACTTTGGCTTAAGTAGATTGATGACGGGAGACACCTATACTGCGCATGCTGGAGCCAAATTTCCTATTAAATGGACAGCACCAGAGAGTCTTGCCTACAATACCTTCTCAATTAAATCTGACGTCTGGG CTTTTGGGGTACTGTTGTGGGAAATTGCTACATATGGAATGTCACCGTATCCAGGCATTGACCTGTCTCAGGTGTATGATCTACTGGAGAAAGGATATCGAATGGAACAACCTGAAGGATGCCCCCCTAAGGTTTATGAACTTATGAGAGCAT GCTGGAAGTGGAGCCCTGCTGACCGGCCATCTTTTGCTGAAACACATCAGGCTTTTGAAACCATGTTCCATGACTCCAGCATTTCCGAAG AGGTAGCTGAGGAGCTTGGGAGAGCCGCCTCCTCCTCATCTGTTGTTCCATACCTGCCCCGACTGCCTATACTTCCTTCCAAGATGCGGACGCTGAAGAAACAGGTGGAGAACAAGGAGAACATCGAAGGGGTACAGGACGCCACAGAAAATTCTGCTTCTAGTTCAGCACCAG GGTTCCTTAGAGGTGCACAGGCCCCCACTGGGTCCCCAGCACTGCCTCGAAAACAAAGAGACAAGTCACCCAGCAGCCTCTTGGAAGATGCCAAAGAGACATGCTTCaccagagacaggaagggaggctTCTTCAGCTCCttcatgaaaaagagaaatgctcCCACACCCCCCAAACGCAGCAGCTCCTTCCGAGAAATGGAGAATCAACCCCACAAGAAATATGAGCTCACGG GGCTTCCAGAGCAGGATAGGATGGCAATGACCCTTCCCAGGAACTGCCAGAGGTCCAAACTCCAGCTGGAAAGGACAGTGTCCACCTCTTCTCAGCCAGAAGAGAATGTGGACAGGGCCAATGACATGCTTCCAAAAAAATCAGAGGAAGGTGCTGCTCCAAGCAGGGAGAGACCAAAAGCCAAACTTTTGCCCAGAGGAGCCGCGGCTCTTCCTCTCAGAACCCCCTCTGGGGATCCAGCCATTACAGAGAAGGACTCTCCAGGGGCCGGGGTGGCTGGAGTGGCAGCTGCCCCAAAGAGCAAGGAGAGGAATGGTGGGGCGCGACTCGGCATGGCTGGAGTCCCAGAGGACGGCGATCAGACGGGCTGGTCTTCTCCGGCCAAGGCTGCAGCAGCCCTCCCAACCACTCACAACCACAAAGTGCCAGTCCTTATCTCACCCACTCTGAAGCACACTCCCGCTGATGTGCAGCTCATTGGCACAGACTCTCAGGGCAATAAATTCAAACTCTTATCTGAGCATCAGGTCACATCCTCTGGAGACAAGGACCGACCCCGACGGGTAAAACCAAAGtgtgccccacccccgcccccagtgaTGAGACTACTGCAGCATCCGTCCTTGTGCTCAGACCCCGCGGAAGAGCCGACCGCCCCGACTGCAGGACAGCCCGCACCAGAAACACAGGAAGGCGGGAAGAAGGCCGCTCCGGGGGCAGTGCCTGGAGGTGGGAAAGCCGGGAGGCCAGTGATGCCTCCGCCTCAAGTGCCTCTGCCCACATCTTCCATCTCGCCGGCCAGAATGGCTAATGGCACAGCAGGTACTAAAGTGGCCCTGAGAAAAGCCAAACAGGCGGCGGAGAAGATCTCAGCAGACAAAATCAGCAAAGAGGCCCTGCTGGAATGTGCTGACCTACTGTCCAGTGCCATCACAGAACCTGTGCCCAACAGCCAGCTGGTGGACACTGGCCACCAGCTCCTTGACTACTGCTCAGGCTATGTGGACTGCATCCCTCAGACGCGTAACAAATTTGCCTTCCGAGAGGCTGTGAGCAAACTGGAACTCAGCCTGCAGGAGCTGCAGGTGTCTTCGGCTGCTGCCGGGCTGCCCGGGGCCAACCCTGTCCTTAATAACTTATTGTCATGTGTGCAGGAGATCAGCGACGTGGTGCAGAGGTAG